A single window of Colletotrichum higginsianum IMI 349063 chromosome 8, whole genome shotgun sequence DNA harbors:
- a CDS encoding Small secreted protein: protein MKFSLILTSLAAVASAAPGNIVQKRARVFTDKTFDELSISGGKAGTAKADAEAKLAGLPKDPAQLALVDKLDLSFLSHVNQICNQAEISGYTKTIAGSAPGEDVLALERGKIQNKVLKLTATVLALQAQQTKGDNVTARLEEETKKLEKNIALDVAEAGKTATGLKFDANTASADATKVEKDEVLIAKADEVINKSQELAGAGAKGKAEGKNKGDSSSE, encoded by the exons ATGAAGTTTTCTCTTATCCTTACTTCccttgctgccgtcgcctCAGCCGCGCCCGGCAACATAGTGCAGAAGCGCGCCAGGGTCTTCACGGACAAGACCTTTGACGAGTTGAGCATCAGCGGCGGCAAAGCCGGTACAGCTAAGGCTGACGCCGAAGCGAAGCTCGCTGGCCTGCCGAAGGACCCAGCGCAACTAGCACTTGTCGATAAGCTTGACCTCAGCTTTCTCAGCCATGTTAATCAAATCTGCAACCAGGCTGAGATTAGCGGCTATACTAAGACAATTGCGGGATCGGCTCCTGGCGAGGATGTTCTCGCTCTTGAG CGCGGCAAGATCCAGAACAAGGTTCTCAAGCTCACAGCTACCGTCCTCGCCTTGCAGGCACAGCAGACGAAAGGCGATAACGTTACGGCGaggctcgaggaggagaccaagaagctcgagaagaacaTTGCCTTGGAcgtcgccgaagccggcaAGACCGCTACGGGTCTCAAGTTCGACGCTAACACCGCCTCCGCGGACGCGACTAAGGTTGAAAAAGACGAAGTGTTGATTGCGAAGGCGGACGAAGTTATTAATAAGTCCCAAGAACTTGCTGGGGCAGGTGCCAAGGGTAAAGCTGAGGGCAAGAACAAGGGTGACAGTAGCAGTGAATAA